A single genomic interval of Lathyrus oleraceus cultivar Zhongwan6 chromosome 7, CAAS_Psat_ZW6_1.0, whole genome shotgun sequence harbors:
- the LOC127107481 gene encoding histone H3.2-like codes for MARTKQTARKSTGGKAPRKQLATKAARKSAPATGGVKKPHRFRPGTVALREIRKYQKSTELLIRKLPFQRLVREIAQDFKTDLRFQSSAVSALQEAAESYLVGLFEDTNLCAIHAKRVTIMPKDIQLARRIRGERA; via the coding sequence ATGGCTCGTACAAAGCAAACAGCTCGCAAATCCACCGGCGGCAAAGCTCCCCGGAAGCAGCTAGCAACAAAGGCTGCTAGGAAATCCGCTCCGGCAACCGGCGGAGTGAAGAAGCCACATAGATTCAGGCCAGGAACAGTAGCTTTGAGAGAGATCCGTAAGTACCAGAAGAGCACCGAACTTCTTATCCGAAAACTTCCATTCCAACGTCTCGTTCGTGAAATCGCTCAGGATTTTAAGACGGATCTGAGGTTCCAGAGCAGTGCCGTTTCTGCTCTTCAGGAGGCTGCTGAGTCATACCTGGTTGGACTGTTTGAAGACACAAACCTGTGCGCTATTCATGCCAAGAGAGTCACCATCATGCCTAAGGACATTCAACTTGCAAGGAGAATTAGAGGCGAAAGGGCTTAG
- the LOC127107482 gene encoding histone H3.2-like, giving the protein MARTKQTARKSTGGKAPRKQLATKAARKSAPATGGVKKPHRFRPGTVALREIRKYQKSTELLIRKLPFQRLVREIAQDFKTDLRFQSSAVSALQEAAESYLVGLFEDTNLCAIHAKRVTIMPKDIQLARRIRGERA; this is encoded by the coding sequence ATGGCTCGTACAAAGCAAACTGCCCGCAAATCCACCGGCGGAAAAGCTCCCCGGAAGCAGCTAGCAACAAAGGCCGCTAGGAAATCAGCTCCGGCAACCGGCGGAGTGAAGAAGCCACACAGATTCAGACCAGGAACCGTTGCCTTGAGAGAGATCCGTAAGTACCAAAAGAGCACCGAGCTTTTGATCCGTAAACTTCCATTCCAACGTCTCGTTCGTGAAATCGCTCAGGATTTCAAAACGGATCTGAGGTTCCAGAGCAGTGCTGTTTCGGCTCTTCAGGAAGCTGCTGAGTCTTACTTGGTTGGACTGTTCGAAGACACAAACCTTTGCGCTATTCATGCAAAGAGAGTCACCATCATGCCTAAGGACATTCAGCTTGCAAGAAGAATCAGAGGCGAGAGGGCTTAG